A single genomic interval of Lynx canadensis isolate LIC74 chromosome A2, mLynCan4.pri.v2, whole genome shotgun sequence harbors:
- the LOC115500794 gene encoding hyaluronidase-4-like, with amino-acid sequence MYNLWMAWSGVLLPLIKFTHSVLKPVLPPVIKNQPFNMFWAAPTMQCQHFFNVDLNLPLFNIIANPVETQRGSTIAIFYPNELGYYPYFSQDGKSFNGGIPQNMSLSKHLRKTADDIAKVVSWWRSEGLVVIDWESWKPQWDRNWGKRIIYKNHSLAFTRNHHPDWSEMKVKTIAQQEFESAGRSFMNTTLTLALEMRPKCLWGFYLYPDCYNYDYRTNPQIYTGKCPNDEISRNDQLQWLWEKSTALYTSIYLDKILKSSLNALKFVHYRVREAIRIAEMARHDYILPVFIFSKPFYLHSLEALSQEDLVHTIGESAALGAAGIILWGGYEYSDSKKACLTVQKSIQGPLGHYAVNVTSAAKFCSQSLCNNNGRCVRKAPESSAYLHMPESSAKKYILNKSFRFVVSPTDKLKTVKVMKNGFACHCYYGWHGESCRQHSSDLLREKNKAPMTNFKFSVFLSMTLFIILLNFVTPYCNANFSLKY; translated from the exons ATGTATAACCTGTGGATGGCATGGTCAGGAGTGCTGTTGCCCTTGATCAAGTTCACTCATTCAGTCCTCAAACCAGTACTGCCCCCAGTGATCAAGAACCAACCTTTCAACATGTTCTGGGCTGCCCCAACGATGCAGTGTCAACATTTCTTCAATGTGGATTTGAATCTcccattatttaatattatagCAAATCCTGTAGAGACTCAGAGGGGGTCAACAATTGCCATATTTTATCCAAATGAATTAGGGTATTATCCTTATTTCTCTCAAGATGGAAAATCCTTTAATGGAGGGATACCACAGAATATGAGTCTTTCTAAACACCTCAGGAAGACAGCTGATGACATTGCAAAAGTTGTCTCTTGGTGGAGATCGGAAGGTCTTGTTGTCATTGACTGGGAAAGCTGGAAACCCCAATGGGATAGAAATTGGGGCAAgagaataatatataaaaaccacTCCTTAGCCTTCACTAGAAACCACCATCCTGATTggtcagaaatgaaagtgaaaacaattgCCCAACAGGAATTCGAAAGTGCTGGAAGGAGTTTTATGAACACCACTCTTACATTGGCTTTAGAAATGAGACCAAAGTGTTTATGGGGCTTTTATCTCTACCCAGACTGCTACAATTATGATTATAGGACAAACCCACAGATCTACACAGGTAAATGCCCAAATGATGAAATTTCCCGCAATGACCAACTCCAGTGGCTATGGGAAAAAAGTACAGCACTTTATACGTCAATATATTTGGATAAAATATTGAAGTCAAGTTTAAATGCTTTGAAATTTGTTCATTATCGAGTTAGGGAAGCCATAAGGATCGCTGAGATGGCTAGACATGactatattttgccagtttttattttttccaaaccaTTTTATTTGCATAGTCTTGAAGCTTTGTCACAG GAAGATTTAGTACATACAATTGGCGAGAGTGCCGCATTGGGAGCGGCAGGAATAATACTGTGGGGAGGATACGAATACTCTGATTCAAAG AAGGCCTGCTTAACCGTGCAAAAGTCTATCCAAGGGCCATTGGGCCATTATGCAGTTAATGTGACATCTGCAGCCAAATTCTGCAGTCAAAGCCTATGTAACAATAATGGAAGGTGTGTCCGAAAAGCACCTGAGTCCTCCGCCTATCTGCATATGCCTGAAAGCAGCGCTAAGAAATACATCCTAAATAAGAGTTTCAGATTCGTCGTTTCTCCAACCGATAAACTGAAGACAGTAAAGGTCATGAAGAACGGGTTTGCGTGTCACTGTTATTACGGCTGGCATGGGGAATCCTGCCGGCAACACTCTTCAGATCTCTTGAGAGAGAAGAATAAGGCTCCTATGACTAACTTTAAATTTTCAGTGTTTCTCAGCATGACCTTATTTATCATTCTGTTGAATTTTGTTACCCCCTATTGCAATGCCAATTTTTCCTTGAAATACTGA